In one Heteronotia binoei isolate CCM8104 ecotype False Entrance Well chromosome 1, APGP_CSIRO_Hbin_v1, whole genome shotgun sequence genomic region, the following are encoded:
- the LOC132567706 gene encoding WD repeat and coiled-coil-containing protein-like yields MELGKAKLLRTGLNALYQAIHPVHGIAWTDGKQVALTALHFHNKELRFGDSSVIGQFEHVHGLYWSPCYSANTPALLAVQHKKHVSIWQLSHNFSEKNKLLISQTCETGEPFQLLPQGCVWHPKRDILSVLTKRDASVLYAVRSNNSKVKADIKSSGLIHCACWTKDGNRLVVAIGSALHSYIWDDTQKTLNACSFCPIFDVGGYICAIEATLDFQIAVATELPIDKICGLNAGITFEMPAGTETGSLTSQSTLVLGDEEYSMDQRRKSVDSDKSATVDSAASSSSGPVDLTHILANHRRSDPSPLIPLRRKDYPSGTGQDSSYLILVTFEGKVTTTRKVSIPGILVPDIIAFDFRAQIVAIASNTCNIALVYSVTSSCMPNIQQIQLDKNERPKGLCFLTDKLLLILIGKRKFTDPALIPSSNSERYVIRLMVKELIFEEESSAKPDATQSLPFSFESSVTIPGKRKYFENLASENHVGGKELLIPGSAVIQSPSRRRQILREAKSTSYEKSSSSSVSDFDDKRLAGDPSVALETLDAEPINRSVALLGLRTPTRFSNKLVSPKVMQETLNSPKNNILPSEKGASHISRNLERLCGSFSDLQLRLLELTDFTKNGNRLSLVYPSSQQPPFVHITHQKHFSNGAVTEETRIVLLCDGKVHLNLVQQLFDLPVVEMKHGSSWIILTADGEGFIPLTFKEKQEIIVRDGTNSLEAYGSHSCKRSISSQPSNSVT; encoded by the exons ATGGAGCTAGGAAAGGCAAAACTTCTGCGAACTGGCCTCAATGCCTTGTACCAGGCCATACACCCTGTGCATGGGATTGCCTGGACAGACGGAAAGCAGGTGGCACTGACTGCACTGCATTTCCATAACAAAGAACTGAGGTTTGGTGACTCAAGTGTTATTGGCCAGTTTGAACATGTTCATGGACTTTACTGGAGCCCATGTTATTCTGCCAACACCCCAGCTTTGCTTGCTGTGCAGCATAAAAAGCATGTTAGCATTTGGCAGCTAAGTCATAATTTTTCAGAAAAGAATAAGCTTTTGATTTCTCAGACCTGTGAAACTGGGGAACCATTCCAATTGCTCCCCCAGGGTTGTGTATGGCACCCAAAGAGGGACATTTTGTCTGTACTTACCAAACGGGATGCATCTGTTTTATATGCTGTTCGTTCCAATAATTCTAAAGTTAAAGCAGATATCAAAAGCAGCGGTCTCATCCACTGTGCCTGTTGGACAAAGGATGGTAATCGTTTAGTGGTCGCTATAGGCAGTGCTCTTCATTCCTATATATGGGATGATACTCAAAAGACACTGAATGCTTGTTCCTTTTGCCCAATATTTGATGTTGGGGGTTACATCTGCGCTATTGAAGCTACTCTGGATTTCCAAATTGCAGTAGCTACTGAACTTCCTATTGATAAGATCTGTGGCTTAAATGCAGGTATTACATTTGAAATGCCAGCAGGTACTGAAACAGGTTCCTTAACTTCACAGTCGACACTCGTGCTTGGGGATGAGGAGTATTCTATGGACCAGAGAAGAAAGTCTGTAGATTCAGACAAGTCAGCAACAGTTGATTCAGCAGCTTCATCTTCCTCAGGTCCTGTGGATTTAACCCACATCCTTGCAAACCACCGAAGATCTGATCCCAGCCCTCTCATTCCTCTGCGAAGGAAGGATTACCCTTCAGGAACTGGCCAAGATTCCTCATACTTGATCTTAGTGACTTTTGAAGGAAAGGTAACCACAACCAGAAAAGTCAGCATTCCAGGCATCTTAGTCCCTGATATAATTGCTTTTGACTTTAGAGCTCAAATCGTGGCAATAGCCTCCAATACATGTAATATTGCTTTAGTATATTCAGTAACCTCATCCTGTATGCCCAACATTCAACAAATCCAGCTAGACAAAAATGAACGACCCAAGGGCCTGTGCTTTTTGACAGACAAGCTCTTGTTAATTTTGATTGGCAAGCGGAAATTCACTGATCCTGCCCTTATTCCATCATCTAACTCAGAAAGATATGTCATCCGGCTGATGGTCAAAGAATTAATATTTGAAGAAGAATCATCAGCAAAACCTGATGCCACTCAAAGTCTACCTTTCAGTTTTGAGTCATCTGTGACTATTCctgggaaaagaaaatattttgagAATCTTGCTTCAGAAAATCATGTTGGAGGAAAAGAGCTGTTAATACCAGGCAGCGCTGTTATCCAGTCTCCTAGTCGAAGAAGACAAATATTGAGAGAAGCAAAGAGTACTAGTTATGAGAAAAGTTCCTCATCTAGTGTGAGTGATTTTGATGATAAAAGACTTGCAGGTGATCCATCTGTTGCTCTAGAAACTCTGGATGCTGAACCAATTAACCGATCAGTGGCCTTGCTTGGTCTCAGAACACCCACCAGGTTTTCAAACAAACTAGTGTCTCCTAAAGTGATGCAGGAGACTTTAAACTCTCCCAAAAATAACATTTTGCCTAGTGAAAAAGGAGCAAGTCATATATCCAGGAATCTGGAAAGATTGTGTGGCAGCTTCAGTGACTTGCAACTTCGACTTCTTGAATTAACGGACTTCACTAAAAATGGGAACAGACTATCTCTAGTCTACCCATCTTCTCAACAGCCACCTTTTGTTCACATCACACACCAG AAGCATTTTTCGAATGGGGCTGTAACTGAAGAAACAAGAATTGTTCTCCTTTGTGATGGTAAAGTTCATCTGAATCTAGTCCAGCAACTGTTTGATCTGCCGGTTGTTGAAATGAAGCATG